Proteins encoded together in one Salvelinus fontinalis isolate EN_2023a chromosome 6, ASM2944872v1, whole genome shotgun sequence window:
- the LOC129858490 gene encoding complexin-2-like, whose protein sequence is MNFVMKQALGGATKDMGKMLGGEEEKDPEVVRKKKEEEEERQEALRQQEEERKDKHRKMESEREVVRQSIRDKYGLKKKEEKEAEEKAAMEQACEGSLTRAKKAIPAGCGDEDDEDEESILDTVLKFLPGPLQDMFKK, encoded by the exons GGGCCACTAAAGACATGGGGAAAAtgttaggaggagaggaggagaaggatccAGAGGTCGtgaggaagaagaaggaggaagaggaggagagacaggaggctCTGagacaacaggaggaggagaggaaggataaGCACCGGAAAATGGAGTCAGAAAGAGAAGTAGTACGACAGTCCATCAGGGACAAG TATGGcctgaagaagaaggaggagaaggaggcggaGGAGAAGGCAGCCATGGAGCAGGCCTGTGAGGGGTCTCTGACTCGCGCCAAGAAGGCCATCCCAGCCGGGTGCGGAGACGAGGACGACGAGGACGAGGAGAGCATTCTGGACACCGTCCTCAAGTTCCTCCCTGGACCTCTGCAGGACATGTTCAAGAAGTAA